One Echinicola strongylocentroti DNA window includes the following coding sequences:
- a CDS encoding (2Fe-2S) ferredoxin domain-containing protein, with protein sequence MGQFRKFIFVCTGSDCKKNGCKGLLKDVKELTRLDTHKGKYKIVKTKCMDFCKTGPVVVVNNEVIKKGTREKIHQVLEGKQLGKP encoded by the coding sequence ATGGGACAGTTTCGGAAATTCATATTTGTATGTACAGGATCTGACTGTAAAAAGAACGGTTGCAAGGGATTGTTGAAGGATGTCAAGGAGCTGACCAGACTGGATACCCACAAAGGAAAATACAAAATAGTCAAGACCAAATGCATGGATTTTTGTAAAACTGGTCCTGTTGTAGTGGTCAATAACGAGGTGATCAAGAAAGGAACCCGTGAAAAAATCCATCAGGTGCTGGAAGGAAAACAGTTGGGAAAGCCTTAA
- a CDS encoding YbjQ family protein — MITTTTPSVEGHEIKKYCGIVTGETIIGANVFRDFFASITDIVGGRSGTYEKVLKEAKSTSLMEMEMQAKSMGANAVVGVDLDYETIRDGMLMVTASGTAVFVEPKQ, encoded by the coding sequence ATGATTACGACGACAACACCCTCCGTGGAAGGACATGAAATAAAAAAATACTGTGGAATTGTCACTGGGGAAACCATTATTGGTGCCAATGTGTTCCGGGATTTTTTTGCCAGCATAACGGATATTGTAGGTGGGCGCTCAGGCACCTATGAAAAAGTACTTAAAGAAGCTAAATCAACTTCACTCATGGAAATGGAAATGCAGGCCAAGTCCATGGGAGCAAATGCTGTCGTAGGTGTGGACTTGGATTATGAGACTATCCGTGACGGTATGTTAATGGTGACTGCCAGCGGTACTGCCGTATTCGTAGAACCTAAACAATAG
- a CDS encoding homocysteine S-methyltransferase family protein — MNTRTDILLQQIEKKILILDGAMGTMIQRYKLEEEDFRTPALNGHHKSLKGNNDLLSLSRPKIIREIHDTYLDAGADIIETNTFSSTSIAQEDYDLSHLAYELNVEAAKIAKESAMAYSQKTPEQPRFVAGAVGPTNRTASISPDVNDPGYRAVNFDQLSEAYAEQIKGLIDGGVDILLVETIFDTLNAKAALFAIQEVFEEKGLPLAPEDGGIPVMISGTITDASGRTLSGQTTEAFLISVSHVPLMSIGLNCALGAKELRPYLKVLAEKAPFYVSAYPNAGLPNEFGQYDQTSQEMADQVEEFLKDGLINILGGCCGTTPEHIRVIGEVSKKYQPRKLAFTLEEE, encoded by the coding sequence ATGAATACACGAACTGATATATTACTTCAGCAAATTGAAAAAAAGATTCTCATCCTAGATGGAGCGATGGGAACAATGATCCAGCGGTACAAACTGGAAGAAGAAGATTTTAGGACACCTGCTTTAAATGGGCATCATAAATCCCTAAAAGGGAATAACGATCTACTGTCCCTCTCCCGGCCAAAAATCATTCGGGAGATCCACGATACCTACTTGGATGCTGGGGCAGACATCATCGAAACCAATACGTTCAGCAGTACTAGCATTGCGCAGGAGGATTATGATCTTTCACATTTGGCATATGAGCTCAATGTGGAAGCTGCAAAAATCGCTAAAGAGTCGGCTATGGCCTATAGTCAAAAGACCCCAGAACAACCTCGTTTTGTGGCGGGAGCTGTAGGGCCTACCAATAGGACGGCTTCTATCTCTCCAGATGTCAATGATCCCGGTTATCGGGCAGTTAACTTCGACCAACTTTCGGAAGCTTATGCAGAGCAGATAAAAGGCCTTATTGACGGAGGTGTTGATATTCTGTTGGTAGAGACGATCTTTGATACGTTGAATGCCAAAGCTGCGTTGTTTGCCATTCAGGAGGTCTTCGAGGAAAAAGGGCTACCATTGGCACCAGAGGATGGTGGGATCCCTGTCATGATCTCTGGCACTATCACGGATGCTTCAGGAAGGACCCTCAGTGGACAGACCACCGAGGCATTCTTGATTTCAGTATCGCATGTTCCACTAATGAGCATTGGGCTTAACTGTGCCCTAGGTGCCAAAGAGCTCAGGCCTTACTTAAAAGTATTGGCCGAAAAGGCACCATTTTATGTCAGTGCCTATCCTAATGCCGGACTTCCCAATGAGTTTGGGCAATATGACCAGACCTCCCAAGAAATGGCCGATCAGGTAGAAGAGTTTCTGAAAGATGGGTTGATCAATATTTTAGGGGGGTGTTGTGGCACTACGCCCGAACATATCCGTGTCATTGGCGAAGTAAGTAAAAAGTACCAGCCAAGAAAATTAGCATTTACATTAGAAGAAGAATAG